The following proteins are co-located in the Sphaeramia orbicularis chromosome 24, fSphaOr1.1, whole genome shotgun sequence genome:
- the ccnk gene encoding cyclin-K produces MLKQPSAAGPSTVASPQPMKESKENLSMTGQLILDHIKPCWYWDKKDLAHTPSQSEGLDPGTEARYRREGARFIFDVGTRLGLHYDTLATGIIYFHRFYMFHSFKQFPRYVTGACCLFLAGKVEETPKKCKDIIKTARSLLNDVQFAQFGDDPKEEVMVLERILLQTIKFDLQVEHPYMFLLRYVKQLKGEKNKVCKVLQMAWTFVNDSLCTMLSLQWEPEIIAVAVMYLAGRLCKFDIQEWTAKQSSRRWWEQFVQDVPVELLEDICHQILDLYSQGNKPIPQQIQEKERPPVPQIPAPPAPQGPPPPTNPPPPPPKKTSPQGGSPARQLKRTHTSPKDEPKAPEQVGSKIPRLESPMPPLPTSQPPPDRKAPAPAPPAEAEPGNEAAPPPPHAPPPHQPPPLPHRPPPPPPSNYIMSTTSSYMSGEGYQNLQSMMKTEGPSYAPMPPSYAPPMPPYHVYPPPAAPPPGPPPPPSSYPPPNLPPTYPPPGYNSYPPPPPPRMPPSHVPPPGIGLPPTGYPPPPPVPPGQSQVPLPPPPGMPMNRGGWMR; encoded by the exons ATGTTAAAG CAACCCAGTGCAGCGGGTCCATCCACCGTAGCCTCTCCTCAGCCAATGAAGGAATCCAAGGAGAACTTATCAATGACCGGCCAACTTATTTTGGACCACATCAAGCCATGCTGGTACTGGGACAAGAAGGATTTAGCACACACCCCGTCTCAGTCAGAGGGTCTGGACCCTGGTACAGAGGCGCGGTATCGGAGAGAAGGAGCCCGGTTCATATTTGATGTGGGAACTCGACTTGGCCT ACACTATGATACCCTAGCAACTGGCATCATATATTTCCATCGATTCTACATGTTTCATTCCTTCAAGCAGTTCCCCCGATAT GTGACCGGTGCTTGCTGCCTTTTCCTGGCAGGAAAAGTGGAGGAAACTCCCAAGAAATGTAAAGACATCATCAAAACAGCCCGTAGTTTATTGAATGATGTTCAGTTTGCACAGTTTGGTGATGATCCAAAG GAAGAAGTGATGGTGTTGGAGAGAATCCTACTCCAGACTATTAAATTTGACCTGCAGGTGGAGCACCCATACATGTTCTTGCTGCGTTATGTCAAACAACTCAAAG GTGAGAAGAATAAAGTGTGCAAAGTGCTACAAATGGCATGGACCTTTGTCAACGACAG CCTGTGCACCATGCTGTCACTGCAGTGGGAGCCAGAGATTATTGCTGTGGCTGTTATGTACCTGGCCGGTCGCCTCTGTAAGTTTGACATCCAGGAGTGGACAGCCAAGCAGTCGTCCCGCCGCTGGTGGGAGCAGTTTGTCCAGGACGTCCCTGTTGAGCTGCTTGAAG ACATTTGCCATCAGATCCTCGACCTGTATTCTCAGGGGAACAAACCCATCCCTCAGCAGATACAGGAAAAAGAACGACCCCCTGTTCCTCAGATTCCTGCTCCTCCAGCGCCACAGGGCCCACCCCCGCCCACCAACCCTCCTCCCCCACCACCAAAGAAGACTTCTCCACAGGGTGGCAGTCCTGCACGTCAGCTCAAACGCACCCAT ACATCCCCGAAAGATGAACCAAAGGCTCCAG AACAAGTTGGATCGAAAATCCCTCGTCTGGAGAGCCCCATGCCCCCTCTGCCTACTTCACAGCCTCCTCCAG ACCGCAAAGCCCCGGCTCCAGCCCCTCCTGCTGAAGCAGAACCAGGAAACGAAGCGGCCCCCCCTCCACCTCATGCGCCACCTCCCCATCAACCCCCTCCTCTCCCCCATcgcccaccaccacctcctccctcCAACTACATCATGTCCACCACCAGCTCCTACATGTCTGGGGAGGGCTACCAGAACCTGCAGTCCATGATGAAGACGGAGGGTCCCTCCTATGCCCCTATGCCTCCCAGCTACGCCCCTCCCATGCCACCATACCACGTCTACCCTCCACCTGCAGCACCGCCCCCAggccctcctcctccaccttcaaGCTACCCACCACCCAACTTACCCCCAACCTATCCACCGCCAGGATACAACAGCTACCCACCGCCTCCGCCTCCACGCATGCCACCAAGCCACGTACCGCCTCCTGGGATAGGCCTCCCACCTACTGGGTACCCTCCTCCACCCCCTGTGCCACCAGGACAGTCACAGGTGCCGCTGCCCCCTCCACCTGGCATGCCCATGAACCGTGGTGGGTGGATGAGATGA